One genomic region from Treponema primitia ZAS-1 encodes:
- a CDS encoding acetyl-CoA carboxylase carboxyltransferase subunit alpha: MALTVVRRLELLRGLGRPTVNDYIPLIFREFTELHGDRYYADDPAIVGGLAYLDGKPVTVIGQVRARDIEEFKRVNFSMPHPEGYRKALRLVKQAEKFHRPVITFIDTPGAFCGIGAEERGQGEAIARNLQEFMGTKTPIIAVVLGEGGSGGALALGVCDDLAMLENSLYSVISPRGFASILWKDGEREKEAAELMKICAEDLHSFGICDRVIAEPADGARSDIKLTAKNIADYLLEAVKKYSALDIPTLLEKRYQKFRVIGEFKE; this comes from the coding sequence ATGGCCCTTACGGTTGTACGACGCTTAGAATTACTCCGGGGTCTCGGACGGCCCACGGTAAACGACTATATTCCCCTGATCTTCCGGGAGTTTACCGAACTCCACGGGGACCGCTACTATGCGGATGACCCTGCCATAGTGGGGGGCCTTGCCTACCTTGACGGCAAACCGGTAACGGTTATCGGTCAGGTCCGAGCCCGGGATATCGAAGAATTCAAACGGGTAAACTTTTCCATGCCCCATCCCGAGGGTTACCGCAAGGCCCTGCGCCTGGTAAAGCAGGCGGAAAAATTCCACCGTCCGGTAATCACCTTTATTGATACCCCCGGCGCTTTCTGCGGCATCGGTGCGGAGGAACGGGGCCAGGGTGAAGCCATAGCCCGTAACCTCCAGGAATTTATGGGAACCAAAACCCCAATCATCGCGGTGGTCCTGGGAGAAGGCGGTTCCGGCGGCGCCCTGGCTTTGGGGGTCTGCGATGATCTGGCCATGCTGGAAAACTCCCTCTACTCGGTCATCTCCCCTCGGGGTTTCGCATCAATACTGTGGAAAGACGGTGAACGGGAAAAAGAAGCGGCGGAACTGATGAAGATCTGCGCTGAGGATCTGCACTCCTTCGGCATTTGCGATAGGGTGATCGCCGAACCCGCCGACGGCGCCCGGAGCGATATTAAGCTTACGGCGAAAAATATTGCCGATTATCTGTTGGAAGCGGTGAAGAAGTATTCCGCCCTGGATATCCCTACCCTGTTAGAAAAGCGGTACCAGAAGTTCAGGGTGATTGGCGAATTTAAAGAATAA
- a CDS encoding OmpA family protein, producing the protein MRKIEPRDFILLMILLLIPLLLASPQEAGTAVRLSQGTQGPYSIVERSDWSRYDNGKYIGHVYREVRASIIPQNRGGAEYQYRGNFFVMEETLRDMRQSARAVDDVIPVSFRVEGANGLIIDNDRGFPAFRNFPAFPPDAIRPGAKWVARGKRAVDPLNEGNPVVVPLIAEYEYRGIEDYRNIPVHRIFAKYASRYEGSNSFEGSAQDFQLQGTHNVDILLRVSDGIPLMMRDNLDETYSWPKGSARGGDAGSTIRFRGFTLTFGDGLVPLDREALITAVTAKERTRAADSGTNRPVAPGSDRTPVPGTNRTADSGTNRPAAPNGDRIADSGIDMAAVPEGVKLTVKDIRFQPDSDEMLPAERPRLDMIARVLKETPDRMFLVEGHTAAIGRPTGEMELSVQRARRMVDELTSRGIPAERFIYKGWGGTKPIGDNSNDEGRRLNRRVEITILE; encoded by the coding sequence ATGAGGAAAATAGAACCCAGGGATTTTATATTGTTGATGATCCTCCTTCTCATTCCCCTCCTGCTTGCCTCCCCGCAGGAGGCCGGCACTGCGGTGCGGCTGTCCCAGGGAACCCAGGGCCCCTATTCGATTGTTGAACGTTCCGATTGGTCCCGTTACGATAATGGAAAATATATCGGTCATGTATACCGGGAAGTCCGGGCCTCTATTATTCCCCAGAACAGGGGTGGGGCGGAATATCAATACCGGGGCAATTTTTTTGTTATGGAGGAAACGCTCCGGGATATGCGTCAGAGCGCCCGGGCGGTGGATGATGTGATTCCCGTTAGCTTTCGTGTGGAAGGAGCAAATGGGCTTATTATTGATAATGACCGGGGCTTCCCGGCGTTTCGGAATTTCCCGGCCTTTCCCCCGGACGCAATACGTCCCGGTGCAAAATGGGTTGCCCGGGGCAAACGGGCGGTGGACCCCCTGAACGAGGGAAATCCTGTGGTGGTGCCCCTTATTGCGGAATATGAGTACCGGGGGATCGAAGACTACCGGAATATCCCGGTACATCGGATTTTTGCAAAATATGCCTCCCGTTATGAAGGATCAAATTCCTTCGAGGGATCGGCCCAGGATTTTCAGCTCCAGGGTACCCATAATGTGGATATTCTGCTCCGGGTTTCCGACGGTATCCCCCTGATGATGCGGGACAACCTGGACGAGACCTACTCCTGGCCTAAGGGCTCTGCCCGGGGCGGAGACGCCGGTTCCACCATCCGTTTCCGGGGCTTCACCCTGACCTTTGGGGACGGGCTTGTTCCCCTGGACCGGGAAGCCCTGATTACCGCCGTGACTGCCAAGGAACGAACCCGGGCTGCGGATTCCGGTACTAATCGGCCCGTCGCTCCGGGTAGTGATAGGACCCCCGTTCCGGGTACTAATAGAACTGCAGATTCCGGTACTAATCGGCCCGCCGCTCCGAATGGTGATAGGATCGCCGATTCGGGTATTGATATGGCCGCCGTCCCCGAAGGGGTTAAACTAACGGTTAAGGACATTCGCTTTCAGCCGGACTCAGACGAAATGCTTCCCGCCGAACGTCCCCGGCTGGACATGATAGCCCGGGTGTTAAAGGAAACTCCGGACCGGATGTTCCTGGTGGAAGGACATACCGCCGCAATAGGAAGACCCACGGGCGAAATGGAACTTTCGGTACAGCGGGCCAGGCGGATGGTGGACGAACTAACCAGCCGGGGAATCCCGGCGGAACGGTTTATCTATAAAGGCTGGGGCGGTACAAAGCCTATCGGGGATAACTCAAACGACGAAGGCCGCAGACTGAACCGGCGGGTCGAAATCACTATCCTCGAGTAG
- a CDS encoding chromosome partitioning protein, which translates to MEKLSEDLSGMGAADAKEYIFHYITTLKLTEKKHEELSREHEKWLSRLSLAQSRGVEDLILAAQIEADKAQEELSAIETEITDLKTQIRRMRDQLPGLAARERSIDPDLLEQEMLIALGETPGEEMKADTERQFQAVEADAALEALKAKMKGEGQS; encoded by the coding sequence ATGGAAAAATTAAGCGAAGATCTAAGCGGCATGGGGGCTGCGGATGCCAAAGAATATATCTTCCACTATATAACCACACTGAAACTTACCGAAAAAAAACATGAGGAATTGAGCCGGGAGCATGAAAAATGGCTATCCCGCCTTAGTTTGGCTCAATCCAGGGGTGTAGAGGATCTAATCCTGGCGGCTCAGATTGAAGCGGACAAGGCGCAGGAAGAACTATCCGCCATAGAAACGGAAATTACGGACCTAAAGACTCAAATAAGGCGTATGCGGGATCAGCTTCCCGGATTGGCGGCCAGGGAACGGAGTATCGACCCGGATCTGCTTGAACAGGAGATGCTGATTGCCCTGGGTGAGACGCCGGGGGAGGAAATGAAGGCGGATACGGAACGCCAATTTCAGGCGGTGGAAGCCGACGCCGCCCTGGAGGCTTTGAAGGCGAAGATGAAAGGCGAAGGACAGTCATGA
- a CDS encoding glycerophosphodiester phosphodiesterase has translation MSARRRVPLLPERPRPLVFAHRGCSSLAPENTMVSFRKARELGAPGLELDVHVCGGASAFGELVVAHDDTFERTAPPEHNGDGRDIEELTLAEIRRIDVGSFFDPAFSGEHPPLLEEVLEEFCPDMYIDIELKSRRTRNDLLPGLVAAKLKSLGDRVKGAVTLSSFNPFCLAAFKRLCPQFPAALIWSANFEVPFVLRYGLGRFFAPCDYVKPVHTQIKPLSYFQMAKLEGLPIVPWTIDDPTLAGHLLNLGCQGIITNRPQDMKDLLP, from the coding sequence ATGAGTGCCAGGCGCCGCGTCCCCCTGCTTCCCGAAAGGCCGCGTCCCCTGGTCTTTGCCCACCGCGGCTGTTCTTCCCTGGCGCCGGAAAATACCATGGTCTCCTTCCGAAAGGCCCGTGAGCTGGGCGCACCGGGTTTGGAGCTGGATGTTCATGTCTGCGGTGGGGCAAGCGCCTTTGGTGAATTGGTGGTAGCCCACGATGATACCTTTGAACGAACCGCCCCCCCGGAGCATAACGGCGATGGCAGGGATATCGAAGAGCTTACCCTGGCAGAGATTCGCCGTATCGATGTGGGGTCCTTTTTTGATCCCGCTTTTTCCGGGGAACACCCTCCCCTTTTAGAGGAAGTTCTGGAAGAATTTTGCCCCGATATGTATATCGATATAGAACTAAAAAGCCGGAGAACCCGGAACGATCTGCTTCCCGGCCTGGTAGCGGCAAAACTCAAATCCCTGGGAGACCGGGTCAAGGGCGCGGTAACCCTGTCGTCCTTTAATCCCTTCTGTCTTGCCGCCTTCAAACGGCTCTGTCCTCAATTCCCCGCCGCCCTCATCTGGAGCGCCAATTTCGAGGTACCCTTCGTTCTGCGCTACGGCTTGGGACGTTTCTTTGCCCCCTGCGACTATGTTAAGCCGGTTCACACCCAGATTAAGCCCCTGAGTTATTTCCAAATGGCTAAACTGGAAGGCCTGCCTATTGTACCCTGGACCATAGACGATCCCACCCTCGCCGGGCATTTGCTGAACCTTGGCTGCCAGGGGATTATCACCAACCGGCCCCAGGACATGAAGGATCTTTTGCCATGA
- the murJ gene encoding murein biosynthesis integral membrane protein MurJ encodes MKPLGAREASLQNAKEGASRALLRHGSALSILTLGSRILGLLREMTKASLLGTSALSDAFSVAFMIPNLFRRLFAEGSIAVAFIPTFKEYLLEDTREETRDFLSCIFTFLTFFVTLAVIAGILVTPYVVSIFGMEEFDETVFLTRLMFPFLGFIAIAALFQGILNSVRVFAPSGFAPILLNLVTILCAYGLSKFTANPARAMAIGVIIGGFLEAAIQLPFVLKRGFPFFFTGLKRAIRHPGTRKVLKLIGPTIIGMAAYQLNDLVSTALAGNAGEGVVSSLQYSLRLQELILGVFAVSIGTVLLPDLSEYAKSSQWELYNDRLVSAMNIIALITIPITFFSLSQGETLIRLLFQSRSFNERSVALTLSAFRFHMPGLFFIALNRILAPAFYAQSDSKSPTLAGIISFAVNMGLAALLVGPLKGAGVALALTLASAVNTALLLAFLRRNPRVALDKALPAALIYAVKLILFSCIAALPVLALSPRIFPLFAGHGRIIAYGLPLTINAVIFGAVGIVLLVISRDKQIRGIRNMLRRKVR; translated from the coding sequence ATGAAACCGCTTGGTGCGCGGGAAGCTTCGCTGCAAAATGCGAAAGAGGGGGCGTCCCGGGCGCTCTTACGCCACGGTTCGGCCCTGTCTATCCTCACCCTGGGTTCCCGTATTCTGGGGCTGCTCCGGGAAATGACCAAGGCAAGTCTCCTGGGGACCAGCGCCCTGTCCGACGCCTTCTCGGTGGCCTTCATGATCCCCAACCTTTTCAGACGGCTCTTTGCGGAAGGTTCCATCGCGGTGGCCTTCATCCCTACCTTCAAGGAATATCTCCTGGAGGATACGCGTGAAGAAACCCGGGACTTCCTTTCCTGTATTTTTACCTTTTTAACATTCTTCGTAACCCTGGCGGTGATCGCCGGCATCCTGGTAACCCCGTATGTGGTGTCCATCTTCGGCATGGAAGAATTTGACGAAACAGTCTTTCTAACCCGGCTGATGTTCCCCTTCCTGGGCTTTATCGCCATAGCCGCCCTTTTTCAGGGCATCCTGAACAGCGTCCGGGTTTTCGCTCCCTCGGGGTTCGCACCGATACTGCTCAACCTGGTTACCATACTCTGCGCCTACGGCCTCAGCAAGTTTACCGCAAACCCCGCCCGGGCCATGGCTATAGGCGTCATCATCGGGGGCTTTTTGGAAGCCGCTATCCAGCTCCCCTTCGTCCTCAAGCGGGGCTTCCCGTTCTTTTTTACCGGCCTGAAACGGGCGATACGCCACCCCGGTACCCGGAAGGTGCTGAAGCTTATCGGACCCACCATCATCGGTATGGCGGCCTACCAGCTCAACGATCTGGTATCCACCGCATTGGCGGGCAATGCCGGGGAAGGGGTGGTTTCAAGCCTCCAGTATTCCCTGCGGCTCCAGGAACTGATCCTGGGGGTCTTCGCCGTATCCATCGGCACCGTATTGCTGCCGGACCTGTCGGAGTACGCCAAATCTTCCCAATGGGAACTCTACAATGACCGGCTGGTATCGGCCATGAATATCATCGCCCTGATCACCATCCCTATCACCTTCTTTTCCCTCTCCCAGGGTGAAACCCTGATACGGCTCCTCTTCCAAAGCCGCAGTTTTAATGAGCGATCCGTGGCCCTCACCCTGTCCGCTTTTCGCTTCCACATGCCGGGCCTTTTCTTTATCGCCTTAAACCGCATCCTGGCGCCGGCCTTCTACGCTCAGAGCGATTCCAAATCTCCCACCCTGGCGGGGATCATCTCCTTTGCGGTGAACATGGGTCTGGCCGCCCTCCTGGTAGGCCCCCTCAAAGGCGCCGGAGTCGCCCTGGCCCTGACCCTGGCCAGCGCGGTCAACACCGCCCTCCTCCTGGCCTTCCTCCGCCGCAATCCCCGGGTAGCCCTGGACAAGGCTCTCCCCGCCGCACTGATCTACGCAGTAAAGCTAATCCTCTTTTCCTGCATCGCCGCCCTCCCGGTCCTCGCCCTGTCCCCCCGGATCTTCCCCCTGTTCGCCGGTCATGGCCGCATCATCGCCTACGGGCTTCCCCTGACAATCAATGCCGTTATCTTCGGCGCCGTGGGAATAGTTCTTCTGGTGATAAGCCGGGACAAACAGATCCGGGGGATACGGAATATGCTGAGAAGGAAGGTACGGTAA
- a CDS encoding LacI family DNA-binding transcriptional regulator, whose amino-acid sequence MKHIAEIAQVSPSTVSNVLHGRVTKMTKETLERVQRAIRDNNYVSNMSGRTLGKYGSKIIGIVMIYNRRDELNAMQAPFFSEIIGSLEHEIRTRGYFMMLYISADAEESLRMARSWNTEGIIVIGGNAEDCHIFMQGTTIPLVFIDQYLRDGGARYNNIGLQDWQGAYMMTEYLIGQGHKRIAFLADQKVPIGVDHERLQGCKTAMEDHGLSFLPEDYIYVNYLREERHRDLKRFIEKRGRHYSALFFASDYLAADSMNLFQDNGVRIPQDISVSGFDDNVFALQARPRLTTVKQDVSQKAFHAINQVLTLIRKEKPEQNQILLPVSLTIRDSVAKK is encoded by the coding sequence ATGAAACACATTGCGGAAATCGCCCAGGTCAGTCCCAGCACGGTATCCAATGTGCTGCATGGCCGGGTAACGAAGATGACGAAGGAGACCTTGGAACGGGTACAGCGGGCTATTAGAGATAATAATTATGTCTCCAACATGAGCGGGAGAACCTTAGGCAAGTATGGGTCAAAAATTATCGGCATCGTTATGATCTATAACCGCCGGGATGAACTCAATGCCATGCAGGCCCCCTTTTTCAGCGAGATTATCGGATCATTGGAACATGAAATTCGCACCAGGGGCTATTTTATGATGCTCTATATTTCAGCGGATGCGGAAGAAAGTCTGCGTATGGCGAGGTCATGGAATACGGAAGGGATCATTGTAATTGGCGGTAACGCAGAGGATTGCCATATCTTTATGCAGGGGACAACCATCCCCCTGGTTTTTATCGATCAGTATCTGCGGGACGGCGGCGCCCGGTATAACAATATCGGGCTGCAGGATTGGCAGGGCGCTTATATGATGACCGAGTATCTGATAGGGCAGGGTCATAAACGGATCGCCTTTTTAGCCGATCAGAAAGTGCCTATCGGAGTTGACCATGAACGCCTCCAGGGGTGTAAAACCGCTATGGAGGATCATGGACTATCCTTTTTGCCGGAAGATTATATTTATGTAAACTACTTACGTGAAGAGCGCCATCGGGATCTGAAGCGGTTTATTGAAAAAAGAGGCCGCCATTATTCCGCTCTGTTTTTTGCTTCCGACTACCTGGCCGCTGATTCCATGAATCTGTTTCAGGATAACGGGGTACGCATACCCCAGGATATATCGGTTTCCGGCTTCGATGACAATGTTTTTGCCCTTCAAGCCCGGCCTCGACTGACCACGGTAAAGCAGGATGTGTCCCAAAAAGCCTTTCATGCCATAAACCAGGTTCTCACCCTGATCCGTAAAGAAAAGCCGGAACAAAATCAGATTCTCCTGCCGGTAAGCTTGACCATCCGGGACAGCGTAGCAAAAAAGTGA
- a CDS encoding ABC transporter substrate-binding protein: MKKALFPVLVILALLSSACTKQSGAASGKVTLELFSTKPENQTTYQGLISAFHAENPDITINLSSPPEAGTVLRSRLTKNDIPDLIALGGDATYRELSSAGVLLDLSGQSFLDRINGSYQQMLYDLHADKSKTPYGVPYAANGSGILYNKDIFSQYNVALPETWDALLITAKAFKAAGVNPFLLTFANNWTTLPPWNSMAPVLAPADFGLDRAKGTTSFAGTHEKVLEQYIQILDLCGNDFMGTSYDDGNKAFAEGKAAMMINGNWSIAEFLKTNPGMKVDMLTFPSSNDKSKNTITSGVDVAFTVSAATKNKDAALKFIEFMTRPEISQRYIDEQFAFSAVKGVDQNNPTVQGVKETIAEGRVSDFVDHLYPAGFDLASILSAFALNYTNRMDNTQNIRETLQNCDTEYNALQ, translated from the coding sequence ATGAAAAAAGCACTATTCCCCGTACTTGTTATCCTGGCCCTGCTGTCAAGCGCTTGTACTAAGCAATCAGGCGCCGCTTCCGGCAAAGTCACCCTGGAACTCTTCTCGACCAAGCCCGAAAACCAGACAACCTATCAGGGGCTGATAAGCGCCTTCCATGCGGAAAACCCTGATATTACTATTAACCTCTCGTCCCCTCCTGAAGCGGGCACCGTACTGCGAAGCCGTTTAACCAAAAATGACATACCGGACTTGATCGCCCTGGGCGGCGATGCAACCTACCGGGAACTTAGCTCTGCCGGGGTCCTGCTGGATCTTTCCGGGCAGAGCTTCCTGGACAGGATTAACGGCAGTTATCAACAAATGCTCTACGACCTCCACGCCGATAAGTCCAAAACTCCCTACGGTGTCCCCTATGCGGCCAATGGTTCAGGGATACTCTACAACAAGGATATTTTTTCTCAATATAATGTGGCGCTGCCCGAAACCTGGGATGCCCTGCTTATAACAGCGAAAGCCTTTAAAGCAGCGGGGGTCAATCCCTTCCTGCTTACCTTTGCGAATAACTGGACAACCCTTCCACCCTGGAACAGCATGGCCCCGGTACTTGCCCCGGCGGACTTTGGTCTTGACCGTGCAAAGGGTACAACAAGCTTTGCCGGTACCCATGAAAAAGTTTTGGAACAATACATCCAGATTCTTGATCTCTGTGGAAATGATTTTATGGGTACCAGCTATGACGACGGCAACAAGGCCTTTGCGGAAGGCAAAGCTGCCATGATGATCAACGGCAATTGGTCAATCGCCGAATTTCTCAAAACAAACCCCGGCATGAAGGTTGATATGCTGACCTTTCCCTCTTCTAATGATAAAAGCAAAAATACTATTACCTCCGGCGTTGATGTGGCCTTTACGGTATCCGCTGCTACCAAGAACAAAGATGCGGCATTGAAATTTATCGAGTTCATGACCAGGCCCGAAATTTCACAGCGGTATATAGACGAGCAGTTTGCCTTTAGCGCCGTGAAAGGGGTGGATCAGAATAATCCTACGGTACAGGGTGTAAAGGAAACCATTGCCGAAGGCCGTGTGTCAGATTTTGTCGATCACCTCTATCCTGCGGGTTTTGATCTGGCATCCATCCTGTCAGCATTTGCTTTAAACTATACCAACCGGATGGATAATACCCAAAATATCAGGGAAACGCTTCAAAACTGCGATACCGAATATAATGCCCTGCAATAA
- a CDS encoding carbohydrate ABC transporter permease — protein MKNKISFHFYLMILPLVVLFFVLHTFPFLQGLFYSLTNWKGYGPWEFTGLHNYTQMFRDPKIAEAYLFTFKFTICATLLVNILSMSIACGLNAKIKLKNFLRAVYFLPYILGSLVVSYVFKQIFSNIIPVWAKALGIPALSVNILGTNHAWLGILFVTVWQSLAFNTIIYLSGLQSIDPDVYEAASIDGCTGFRTFRKITFPLIAPFFTINMVLCGKGFLMMFDQVLALTNGGPGTTTQTIAVLIYKRGFNGGQFAYQSANAAVLFFVVIGLSLFQMKFLERREKKYE, from the coding sequence ATGAAAAATAAGATATCATTTCATTTCTATTTAATGATTCTTCCACTCGTAGTTTTATTCTTTGTACTCCATACCTTTCCGTTCCTACAGGGACTCTTTTATAGTCTTACCAACTGGAAAGGCTATGGTCCCTGGGAATTTACCGGCTTGCATAATTATACCCAGATGTTCAGGGATCCAAAAATTGCGGAGGCGTATCTTTTTACCTTCAAGTTCACCATTTGCGCTACCCTGTTGGTAAATATTCTTAGTATGTCCATAGCCTGTGGACTGAATGCAAAAATAAAATTAAAAAACTTTTTAAGGGCCGTATATTTTTTGCCCTATATATTGGGATCCCTGGTGGTAAGTTATGTTTTTAAGCAAATATTTTCCAATATCATCCCCGTATGGGCCAAGGCCCTTGGTATTCCCGCTTTGTCGGTCAATATCCTGGGAACCAACCACGCCTGGCTTGGCATACTCTTTGTAACCGTTTGGCAGTCCCTGGCTTTCAATACCATCATTTACCTCTCGGGACTGCAGAGCATAGACCCGGATGTCTATGAAGCGGCGTCCATTGACGGCTGCACCGGCTTCCGGACTTTTCGGAAAATTACCTTCCCCCTGATTGCCCCGTTCTTTACGATCAACATGGTTTTGTGCGGGAAAGGTTTTCTGATGATGTTCGATCAGGTTCTTGCCCTGACAAACGGCGGCCCCGGCACTACAACCCAAACCATTGCCGTGCTTATTTATAAACGGGGCTTTAACGGCGGACAATTTGCATACCAAAGTGCAAATGCGGCGGTACTTTTCTTCGTAGTTATCGGATTATCCTTATTCCAGATGAAATTCCTGGAACGGAGGGAGAAAAAATATGAATAA
- a CDS encoding carbohydrate ABC transporter permease: MNNSTLSLRTQPKAVVNWPITILLLIGSSIFILGVLYITLVVALKDTTQMTRVLSLPKPLVLKNFAEAWKMTDYPRKFLNTLIITVICLPFTLITNSAAAYAITRNRDKSKFFNGVYYYFISALFIPFQVLMLPLVKQASFFHLDNILGITFLYIVFGLPMNTFLYCGYVRSLPKSIEEAALIEGLNPMQIFIRIVFPIMKPIHSTVAILSIMWTWNDFLMPLLLLTKADNQTLQLAQYVFQTQFSTNYNLAFASYILVLFPVVAVYIFFQRWIIAGVTSGAVKS; encoded by the coding sequence ATGAATAATTCAACACTATCCCTGCGAACTCAGCCTAAGGCTGTTGTTAATTGGCCGATAACCATACTATTGCTGATAGGATCAAGCATTTTTATTCTTGGGGTTCTATACATTACCCTGGTAGTTGCATTGAAGGATACTACGCAGATGACTCGTGTACTCAGCCTGCCAAAACCTTTGGTGTTGAAAAATTTTGCAGAAGCATGGAAGATGACTGATTATCCCCGTAAATTTTTAAATACCCTTATCATTACAGTCATTTGTCTGCCCTTTACGCTTATTACCAACAGCGCTGCGGCGTATGCCATTACCAGAAATCGTGACAAAAGCAAGTTTTTCAATGGGGTATATTACTACTTTATCAGCGCCCTGTTTATACCTTTTCAAGTACTCATGCTGCCGCTGGTAAAACAGGCTTCATTTTTTCACCTTGATAATATTCTGGGCATTACCTTTCTCTATATCGTTTTTGGACTGCCCATGAATACCTTCCTGTACTGCGGATATGTGCGGAGCCTGCCGAAATCCATTGAGGAAGCGGCGCTGATCGAAGGATTAAACCCGATGCAGATTTTTATCCGTATTGTATTCCCTATCATGAAGCCCATCCATTCCACCGTTGCAATTTTGAGTATCATGTGGACCTGGAATGATTTTCTTATGCCCCTTTTATTGCTTACCAAAGCGGATAACCAAACCCTCCAACTGGCCCAGTATGTTTTCCAAACACAGTTTTCAACCAACTATAATCTGGCCTTTGCTTCCTATATTTTGGTTTTATTTCCGGTGGTAGCTGTTTACATTTTCTTTCAAAGGTGGATTATAGCGGGTGTAACAAGCGGCGCGGTAAAATCGTAA
- a CDS encoding glycoside hydrolase family 13 protein: MEKSKWWKEAVVYQIYPRSFQDSTGSGVGDLNGITRRLDYLKDLGVDVLWLSPIYSSPNVDNGYDISDYQAIMDEFGTMTDFDRLLSEAHRRGLKIVMDLVVNHSSDQHPWFIESRSSLDNPKRDWYIWRDGFKDGPPNKLPSVFSGSAWRKDEKTEQYYMHLFAVAQPDLNWTNPDLRNAVYTMMNFWLDKGVDGFRMDVIDALDKPASALAASGGEAETCFGNPGVHGYLQEMNRKVLSRYDIMTVGETSSVTVETAPLFAGNDGKELNMVFQFEHTWVDHDKELGKWKPIPLDLSKLKKILSRWQTGLHGKAWNSLYWDNHDQPRIVSRFGNDSTEELRVLSAKMLALCLHMMQGTPYIYQGEELGMTNYPFKDLEECNDVEIHNAYKELVREKKILTHDEIMEGIRKLGRDNARTPMQWDDSKNAGFSSGSPWLAVNPNYKTINAARQIQDPESVFSFYKRLIQLRKAYPVIVQGDYELLLPDDGKLFVYRRRFENASLLTICNFTPQTVTGIDIDDLRSKGDQLLIANYHDTGADGKALQPYEAKVYLKI, translated from the coding sequence ATGGAAAAAAGTAAGTGGTGGAAGGAAGCGGTGGTGTATCAAATATACCCCCGCAGTTTTCAGGATTCAACCGGATCCGGTGTAGGAGATCTAAATGGCATTACCCGGCGATTAGATTATCTGAAAGATTTAGGTGTTGATGTGCTATGGCTGTCACCGATCTACAGTTCCCCCAATGTTGATAACGGTTATGATATCAGCGATTACCAGGCCATCATGGACGAGTTTGGAACCATGACCGACTTCGACAGGCTCCTCTCCGAAGCCCACAGGCGGGGCTTGAAAATCGTGATGGATCTGGTGGTAAATCATTCATCGGATCAGCATCCGTGGTTTATCGAATCCCGATCTTCCCTGGATAATCCAAAACGAGACTGGTATATCTGGCGGGACGGCTTTAAGGATGGTCCTCCCAATAAGCTCCCCAGTGTTTTCTCCGGTTCCGCCTGGAGGAAGGATGAAAAAACCGAACAGTACTATATGCATCTTTTTGCAGTTGCCCAGCCGGATCTTAACTGGACAAACCCCGATCTGCGGAACGCAGTGTATACGATGATGAACTTCTGGCTTGATAAGGGTGTTGACGGTTTCCGTATGGACGTGATCGATGCCCTTGATAAACCCGCTTCTGCCCTTGCAGCATCCGGAGGAGAGGCGGAAACCTGTTTCGGTAATCCCGGGGTACATGGGTATTTACAGGAAATGAACCGGAAAGTCCTGTCCCGGTATGACATTATGACCGTGGGGGAAACCTCCAGTGTAACCGTGGAAACGGCGCCACTCTTTGCGGGCAACGATGGGAAAGAACTCAATATGGTGTTTCAGTTTGAACACACCTGGGTGGATCATGACAAGGAATTGGGAAAATGGAAGCCCATCCCCCTGGATCTTTCCAAATTAAAGAAAATACTTTCCCGCTGGCAAACCGGCCTCCATGGAAAAGCATGGAACAGCCTGTATTGGGATAACCACGATCAACCCCGCATTGTTTCCCGGTTTGGGAACGATTCCACAGAAGAACTGCGGGTATTAAGCGCCAAGATGCTGGCCCTCTGCCTCCACATGATGCAGGGCACTCCCTATATCTACCAGGGTGAGGAACTGGGTATGACCAATTACCCTTTTAAGGATCTTGAGGAATGTAATGATGTGGAGATCCACAATGCCTACAAGGAATTGGTACGGGAAAAGAAAATACTTACCCATGATGAAATAATGGAAGGAATCCGCAAACTAGGCCGGGATAATGCCCGTACTCCCATGCAGTGGGACGACAGTAAAAATGCGGGGTTCAGTTCCGGCTCTCCATGGCTAGCGGTAAACCCCAACTACAAAACAATCAATGCCGCCAGGCAGATCCAAGATCCGGAATCCGTGTTTAGCTTTTATAAGCGGCTGATACAATTACGCAAAGCATATCCGGTTATTGTACAGGGCGATTATGAGCTCCTCTTACCGGATGATGGAAAACTTTTTGTATACCGCCGCCGTTTTGAGAATGCCTCCCTCCTGACGATATGCAATTTTACCCCTCAAACAGTTACCGGTATTGATATTGATGATCTGCGAAGCAAGGGCGATCAGCTCTTGATTGCAAACTACCATGACACAGGGGCGGACGGAAAAGCATTACAACCCTATGAAGCCAAAGTATATTTAAAAATATAG